Proteins from a genomic interval of Trifolium pratense cultivar HEN17-A07 linkage group LG6, ARS_RC_1.1, whole genome shotgun sequence:
- the LOC123892548 gene encoding probable terpene synthase 2, with translation MSLVADFQPSFNPNTKTVLDRNVADFQPSFWRDYFVQYASESMELDQNMLAQIEPLKKYVRDMLVLKTDNLMTKVHLIDSIFRLGLSYHFENEIEEVFQHEIHNNYVQNGEIITFEEDDLNSLAVLFRLLRQQGFHVSPNVFKKFKDEEGNFSERLLIGNVEGMLSLYEATHLMVHGEDILEEALSFTTTHLESVAKLSHSLAIQVKRSLRQTVHKNMPRLEARSYISIYEQDPSHNENLLILAKLDFNMLQRLHQIEFGNVSKWWKDLDVCNKLPFVRDRIVECCVWGLAVYFEPQYSSGRILMAKLIMIMTAIDDAYDAYGTIDELELFTEAIERWDMSCLDKLPDYMQILYKIFFDFYEGIEQQMKNDGRLYVLKYYKKEFKKFIQGYITEARWLNKKYQPTLEEYFRLAIESGGYVLMTTTCYIGMGGIATEDIFKWISNEPKIDNAAMILARIMDDIASNEFEHERDHIPSFLECYMKQYNVSRETALQEGQRRIYDAWKDINNECLRPTEVPMPILTRIINLSRFMDVVYKDKDNFTDPKGEMKSFIKAMLVEPVPI, from the exons aTGTCTCTCGTAGCAGATTTTCAACCTAGCTTCAATCCTAATACCAAAACTGTTTTGGATAGAAATGTTGCAGATTTTCAACCTAGCTTTTGGAGAGATTATTTCGTTCAATATGCTTCTGAATCTATG GAACTTGATCAAAATATGCTCGCACAAATTGAGCCACTCAAAAAATATGTGAGGGATATGCTAGTCTTAAAGACAGATAATCTCATGACAAAAGTTCACTTGATTGATTCAATATTCCGCTTAGGTCTGAGCTATCATTTTGAAAATGAGATTGAAGAGGTTTTTCAACATGAGATTCACAACAATTATGTTCAAAACGGagaaataataacttttgaAGAAGATGATCTTAACTCTCTTGCTGTGCTATTTAGATTGTTGAGGCAACAAGGATTTCACGTTTCACCAA atGTATTCAAGAAATTCAaagatgaagaaggaaattTTAGTGAAAGACTACTTATAGGAAATGTTGAAGGGATGTTAAGCTTGTATGAAGCCACACATCTTATGGTTCATGGAGAGGACATTTTGGAAGAAGCCTTGTCCTTCACTACCACTCATCTTGAGTCCGTTGCCAAACTGAGTCATTCTCTTGCAATACAAGTCAAACGTAGCTTAAGGCAAACTGTTCACAAGAATATGCCAAGGCTGGAGGCACGGAGTTATATTTCCATATATGAGCAAGATCCTTCACACAATGAAAATTTGCTCATCTTGGCAAAATTAGATTTTAATATGCTCCAACGACTACACCAAATTGAATTTGGCAACGTTTCCAA ATGGTGGAAAGACTTGGACGTGTGTAATAAACTACCGTTTGTACGAGATAGGATTGTCGAATGTTGTGTTTGGGGTTTGGCGGTATATTTTGAACCTCAATATTCTAGTGGAAGAATTCTTATGGCAAAATTAATCATGATAATGACAGCAATTGATGATGCATATGATGCATATGGAACAATCGATGAATTAGAACTTTTTACTGAGGCAATTGAAAG GTGGGACATGAGTTGTTTAGATAAACTTCCAGATTACATGCAG ATTCTTTATAAGATATTCTTTGATTTTTACGAAGGAATTGAGCAACAAATGAAAAATGATGGAAGATTATATGTCCTAAAATACTACAAGAAAGAA ttcaaaaaattcattcaaGGTTATATAACTGAAGCCAGATGGTTAAACAAAAAATACCAACCAACTTTGGAAGAATACTTTCGATTAGCAATCGAGTCTGGTGGCTATGTACTGATGACAACGACTTGTTACATTGGTATGGGAGGCATAGCAACAGAGGACATCTTCAAATGGATTTCAAATGAGCCAAAAATTGATAATGCGGCTATGATCCTGGCAAGAATAATGGATGACATTGCTTCGAACGAG tttgaacatgaaagagatCACATTCCCTCGTTTTTGGAATGCTATATGAAGCAATACAATGTCTCTAGGGAAACTGCCCTTCAAGAAGGTCAAAGGAGAATTTATGATGCTTGGAAAGATATTAATAACGAATGTCTTAGGCCAACTGAAGTTCCAATGCCTATTCTGACGCGTATTATAAATCTCTCACGTTTTATGGATGTGGTTTATAAAGATAAAGACAACTTCACGGATCCTAAAGGAGAAATGAAATCATTCATTAAAGCTATGCTCGTAGAACCAGTACCAATTTGA
- the LOC123890162 gene encoding probable terpene synthase 2: MSLVADFQPSFNPNTKTVLDRNVADFQPSFWRDYFVQYASESMELDQNMLAQIEPLKKYVRDMLVLKTDNLMTKVHLIDSIFRLGLSYHFENEIEEVFQHEIHNNYVQNGEIITFEEDDLNSLAVLFRLLRQQGFHVSPNVFKKFKDEEGNFSERLLIGNVEGMLSLYEATHLMVHGEDILEEALSFTTTHLESVAKLSHSLAIQVKRSLRQTVHKNMPRLEARSYISIYEQDPSHNENLLILAKLDFNMLQRLHQIEFGNVSKWWKDLDVCNKLPFVRDRIVECCVWGLAVYFEPQYSSGRILMAKLIMIMTAIDDAYDAYGTIDELELFTEAIERWDMSCLDKLPDYMQILYKIFFDFYEGIEQQMKNDGRLYVLKYYKKEFKKFIQGYITEARWLNKKYQPTLEEYFRLAIESGGYVLMTTTCYIGMGGIATEDIFKWISNEPKIDNAAMILARIMDDIASNEFEHERDHIPSFLECYMKQYNVSRETALQEGQRRIYDAWKDINNECLRPTEVPMPILTRIINLSRFMDVVYKDKDNFTDPKGEMKSFIKAMLVEPVPI, translated from the exons aTGTCTCTCGTAGCAGATTTTCAACCTAGCTTCAATCCTAATACCAAAACTGTTTTGGATAGAAATGTTGCAGATTTTCAACCTAGCTTTTGGAGAGATTATTTCGTTCAATATGCTTCTGAATCTATG GAACTTGATCAAAATATGCTCGCACAAATTGAGCCACTCAAAAAATATGTGAGGGATATGCTAGTCTTAAAGACAGATAATCTCATGACAAAAGTTCACTTGATTGATTCAATATTCCGCTTAGGTCTGAGCTATCATTTTGAAAATGAGATTGAAGAGGTTTTTCAACATGAGATTCACAACAATTATGTTCAAAACGGagaaataataacttttgaAGAAGATGATCTTAACTCTCTTGCTGTGCTATTTAGATTGTTGAGGCAACAAGGATTTCACGTTTCACCAA atGTATTCAAGAAATTCAaagatgaagaaggaaattTTAGTGAAAGACTACTTATAGGAAATGTTGAAGGGATGTTAAGCTTGTATGAAGCCACACATCTTATGGTTCATGGAGAGGACATTTTGGAAGAAGCCTTGTCCTTCACTACCACTCATCTTGAGTCCGTTGCCAAACTGAGTCATTCTCTTGCAATACAAGTCAAACGTAGCTTAAGGCAAACTGTTCACAAGAATATGCCAAGGCTGGAGGCACGGAGTTATATTTCCATATATGAGCAAGATCCTTCACACAATGAAAATTTGCTCATCTTGGCAAAATTAGATTTTAATATGCTCCAACGACTACACCAAATTGAATTTGGCAACGTTTCCAA ATGGTGGAAAGACTTGGACGTGTGTAATAAACTACCGTTTGTACGAGATAGGATTGTCGAATGTTGTGTTTGGGGTTTGGCGGTATATTTTGAACCTCAATATTCTAGTGGAAGAATTCTTATGGCAAAATTAATCATGATAATGACAGCAATTGATGATGCATATGATGCATATGGAACAATCGATGAATTAGAACTTTTTACTGAGGCAATTGAAAG GTGGGACATGAGTTGTTTAGATAAACTTCCAGATTACATGCAGATTCTTTATAAGATATTCTTTGATTTTTACGAAGGAATTGAGCAACAAATGAAAAATGATGGAAGATTATATGTCCTAAAATACTACAAGAAAGAA ttcaaaaaattcattcaaGGTTATATAACTGAAGCCAGATGGTTAAACAAAAAATACCAACCAACTTTGGAAGAATACTTTCGATTAGCAATCGAGTCTGGTGGCTATGTACTGATGACAACGACTTGTTACATTGGTATGGGAGGCATAGCAACAGAGGACATCTTCAAATGGATTTCAAATGAGCCAAAAATTGATAATGCGGCTATGATCCTGGCAAGAATAATGGATGACATTGCTTCGAACGAG tttgaacatgaaagagatCACATTCCCTCGTTTTTGGAATGCTATATGAAGCAATACAATGTCTCTAGGGAAACTGCCCTTCAAGAAGGTCAAAGGAGAATTTATGATGCTTGGAAAGATATTAATAACGAATGTCTTAGGCCAACTGAAGTTCCAATGCCTATTCTGACGCGTATTATAAATCTCTCACGTTTTATGGATGTGGTTTATAAAGATAAAGACAACTTCACGGATCCTAAAGGAGAAATGAAATCATTCATTAAAGCTATGCTCGTAGAACCAGTACCAATTTGA